In a single window of the Campylobacter iguaniorum genome:
- a CDS encoding outer membrane protein assembly factor BamD, translated as MRVNFKKTLFLAALIFFVGCSNKNTDELYNLTPNEWYSQIIKDIKDADLESADKHYISFSSEHISSPLLEQMLLILAQANVNDEKYIEANAYLDEYIKRYGTKQKIEFAQYLKIKANFDSFSKPNRNQKLMLDSIIEVDKFLKAYPNTQYKPLIETMLVKFRLANHYLDSQIYSLYERTDKPESAQIYKEKIDNSPLKDTQTIDPTLPWYMRPFE; from the coding sequence ATGAGAGTTAATTTCAAAAAAACGCTATTTCTAGCCGCTTTGATTTTTTTTGTTGGATGTAGCAATAAAAACACAGACGAACTTTATAATCTAACACCAAATGAGTGGTATTCACAAATCATAAAAGATATAAAAGATGCGGATTTAGAATCAGCAGATAAACACTATATATCGTTTTCTAGTGAGCATATTTCATCGCCTTTACTAGAACAAATGCTTCTTATTTTAGCTCAAGCAAATGTAAATGATGAAAAATATATAGAGGCAAACGCTTACCTCGATGAATACATCAAAAGATATGGCACAAAGCAAAAAATCGAGTTTGCCCAATACCTAAAAATCAAGGCAAATTTTGATTCATTTTCCAAACCAAATAGAAACCAAAAACTTATGCTCGATAGCATAATTGAAGTCGATAAGTTTTTAAAAGCATATCCAAATACTCAATATAAGCCACTTATCGAAACTATGCTTGTCAAATTTAGACTAGCAAACCACTATCTTGATTCGCAAATTTACAGTCTTTATGAAAGAACAGACAAACCAGAATCAGCTCAAATTTACAAAGAAAAAATCGACAACTCGCCTCTAAAAGATACGCAAACAATAGACCCCACCTTGCCTTGGTATATGAGACCATTTGAATAG
- the glnA gene encoding type I glutamate--ammonia ligase, whose amino-acid sequence MGKFVNNVKEFFEYCEANEVKFVDFRFTDLKGTWHHVSYNIKAISEDSFEGLPFDGSSIEAWQPIHKSDMMLKPDVATAFLDPFTADTTIIVICDVYDIYKGELYEKCPRSIAKKASKFLRESGIGDVAYFGPENEFFVFDNVKIIDKQNCAMYEVDTEEGEWNDAKDFSDGFNSGHRPRAKGGYFPVQPVDSMVDLRAEMVNVLEQVGLECFVVHHEVAQGQGEIGVKFGTLVEAADNVQIYKYVVKMVAHLNGKTATFMPKPLYGDNGSGMHVHQSIWKDGKNLFYKAGEYANLSDIARWYIGGVLKHARSVAAFTNPSTNSYKRLIPGFEAPSILTYSCQNRSASCRIPYGSGEKSVRAEFRFPDSTACPYLAFTAMLMAGLDGIKNKIEPVGPMDEDLFELTLDEIRERGIEQLPHTLRGSLEAVIRDNKYLNGVMTDLFIDTYQHMKFETQVWPYEQRPTPFEFKTCYSC is encoded by the coding sequence ATGGGTAAATTCGTAAATAATGTTAAAGAGTTTTTCGAATATTGCGAAGCAAACGAAGTCAAATTCGTAGATTTTCGCTTTACTGATTTAAAGGGAACTTGGCACCATGTTTCATACAATATAAAAGCTATTAGTGAAGATTCTTTTGAGGGACTTCCATTTGATGGTAGCTCAATAGAAGCTTGGCAGCCGATTCACAAATCAGATATGATGCTAAAACCAGATGTCGCAACAGCGTTTTTAGATCCATTTACTGCTGATACAACAATCATTGTTATATGTGATGTTTATGACATATACAAGGGTGAATTATACGAAAAATGTCCAAGAAGCATAGCTAAAAAAGCATCAAAATTCCTTAGAGAGAGCGGAATAGGCGACGTGGCATATTTCGGACCTGAAAATGAGTTTTTTGTATTTGATAATGTCAAAATCATCGATAAACAAAACTGTGCTATGTATGAAGTAGACACTGAAGAGGGCGAATGGAACGATGCTAAAGATTTTAGCGATGGATTCAACTCAGGTCACAGACCAAGAGCAAAAGGCGGATATTTTCCAGTTCAACCAGTAGATAGTATGGTTGATCTTAGAGCTGAGATGGTAAATGTGCTTGAGCAAGTTGGCTTGGAGTGTTTCGTGGTGCATCACGAAGTCGCGCAAGGTCAAGGCGAAATCGGTGTGAAATTTGGCACATTAGTCGAAGCCGCTGACAACGTGCAAATTTACAAATACGTAGTAAAAATGGTAGCTCACCTAAATGGCAAAACTGCTACATTTATGCCAAAACCACTTTATGGCGACAATGGTAGCGGTATGCACGTACACCAAAGTATCTGGAAAGATGGCAAAAACTTGTTTTACAAAGCTGGCGAATACGCAAATCTAAGTGATATAGCTCGCTGGTATATCGGTGGCGTGCTAAAACATGCTAGAAGTGTGGCTGCGTTTACAAACCCAAGTACAAATAGTTACAAAAGACTAATTCCAGGCTTTGAGGCACCAAGCATTCTTACTTACTCATGCCAAAACAGAAGCGCGAGTTGTCGTATTCCTTATGGTTCTGGTGAAAAGAGCGTTAGGGCTGAGTTTAGATTCCCAGACAGCACTGCTTGCCCGTATTTGGCATTTACTGCGATGCTTATGGCTGGACTTGATGGTATCAAAAACAAAATCGAGCCAGTTGGTCCGATGGATGAAGACTTGTTTGAGCTAACACTTGATGAGATTAGAGAGCGTGGTATCGAGCAGCTTCCTCATACTCTAAGAGGTAGCTTAGAAGCAGTTATTCGTGATAACAAATACTTAAATGGCGTCATGACTGATCTATTTATTGACACTTATCAACATATGAAATTTGAAACTCAAGTTTGGCCTTATGAGCAAAGACCAACTCCATTTGAGTTCAAGACCTGCTACTCTTGCTAG
- a CDS encoding DUF3972 domain-containing protein, producing the protein MKTYLEIDEFCKLVHLGRDVVDDMIERKALNIKTENDKIYIEANEGTMSVVPSDKHEITISNASLPGESFVEKTIGTILNLHEKVLDAKDETLDVLRNENKFLKEALYSMQDLYDEDRKTVEALTNQLKIAQDEVEFLKRKYKLMWNKAVENFKS; encoded by the coding sequence ATGAAAACCTATCTTGAGATAGATGAATTTTGCAAACTAGTACATTTGGGTCGTGATGTCGTAGATGATATGATAGAGCGAAAAGCGCTAAATATAAAAACTGAAAATGATAAAATTTATATCGAAGCCAATGAAGGCACAATGAGCGTAGTTCCTAGTGATAAGCACGAAATCACCATAAGTAACGCTTCGCTTCCAGGAGAGAGTTTTGTAGAAAAGACTATTGGAACTATACTGAATTTACATGAAAAAGTTTTGGATGCAAAAGATGAAACCCTAGATGTGCTAAGAAATGAGAATAAATTTTTAAAAGAGGCACTTTATAGTATGCAAGATTTGTATGATGAAGATAGAAAGACAGTTGAAGCTCTTACAAATCAGCTTAAAATCGCACAAGATGAGGTTGAGTTTTTGAAAAGAAAATACAAGCTTATGTGGAATAAAGCTGTAGAAAATTTTAAATCATAA
- a CDS encoding peptidase U32 family protein, with product MKKPELLSPAGNLTKLQIALNYGADAVYASVGSFSLRQRSAKEFNLESFEEGVRLAHKNGAKFYATINGFPFNGQIEPLKKHIKTVADFGVDAFIVATPGVMSLAKQIAPKTEIHLSTQANVMNYLDAEIYHEMGATRIVAAREMSLKDAVLIKEKIPNLEIEIFCHGSMCFAYSGRCLVSAVQSGRLSNRGSCANDCRFKYELYAKSEDGNALFRLEEDESGTHIMNSKDLNLSAYIEKIIQTNAVDSLKIEGRTKSEYYVACTTRAYRMAIDDAMAGKFKASKYEYELNTLKNRGFSDGYIVHKPYERDDTQNHVTSIEEGTHQVHAISEDGIVFKTKFKIVPNEAYEIVAPLSSHINLGQNELGMVYEKNGRYFVEFTKLVSKKGKEFDEIHSGNENEINLPFELPKFSFLRKEI from the coding sequence GTGAAAAAACCAGAGTTATTAAGCCCTGCTGGAAATTTAACCAAACTTCAAATAGCTTTAAACTACGGTGCAGACGCTGTTTATGCTAGCGTGGGTAGCTTTTCACTTCGTCAAAGAAGCGCTAAGGAGTTTAACCTTGAAAGCTTTGAAGAAGGAGTAAGACTTGCTCACAAAAATGGAGCTAAATTTTACGCTACTATAAATGGATTTCCGTTTAATGGACAGATCGAGCCACTTAAAAAGCATATAAAAACAGTCGCGGATTTTGGCGTTGATGCCTTTATTGTCGCTACTCCTGGCGTGATGAGCTTAGCTAAGCAAATAGCTCCAAAAACAGAGATTCATCTCTCAACTCAAGCCAATGTGATGAACTATCTTGATGCTGAAATCTACCACGAAATGGGCGCTACTCGCATTGTCGCAGCTCGTGAAATGAGCCTAAAAGACGCAGTTTTAATCAAAGAAAAAATACCAAATTTAGAGATTGAGATATTCTGTCACGGCTCAATGTGTTTTGCGTATTCTGGTAGATGCCTTGTCTCAGCAGTGCAAAGCGGTCGTCTTAGCAACCGTGGGAGTTGCGCGAATGACTGCCGTTTCAAATACGAACTTTATGCAAAAAGCGAAGACGGAAACGCGCTATTTAGGCTAGAAGAAGATGAGAGCGGAACTCATATAATGAACTCAAAGGATCTAAATTTGAGTGCATATATAGAAAAAATAATCCAAACAAACGCAGTTGATAGCCTAAAAATAGAGGGTCGCACCAAAAGTGAGTATTACGTAGCTTGCACGACTAGGGCTTACCGCATGGCTATAGATGATGCTATGGCTGGTAAATTTAAAGCTAGCAAATACGAATATGAGCTAAATACGCTTAAAAACCGTGGATTTAGCGATGGATACATCGTTCATAAACCTTATGAGAGAGATGACACGCAAAACCACGTTACGAGCATAGAAGAGGGCACTCATCAAGTCCATGCTATAAGCGAAGACGGGATCGTGTTTAAGACTAAATTTAAAATCGTTCCAAATGAAGCTTATGAGATAGTTGCACCACTAAGCTCTCATATAAATTTAGGTCAAAATGAGCTTGGCATGGTGTATGAAAAAAATGGAAGATATTTTGTGGAATTTACTAAGCTTGTAAGTAAAAAAGGCAAAGAATTTGACGAGATTCATAGTGGAAACGAAAATGAGATAAATTTACCGTTTGAACTACCTAAATTTAGCTTTTTAAGGAAAGAAATTTAA
- a CDS encoding Nif3-like dinuclear metal center hexameric protein, with amino-acid sequence MKIAQIYVILDELAPFCDQESWDNSGLLIGSFDDEFDDLILSLDLDFDLIKNAKPNSLFITHHPLIFKGLKSLDSSKFPSNLIKEMIKKDIKLISMHTNFDKHILNKFVLSQILGYKNFTQIGDFVLKFEVNKSFEEFAKEIKNKLSISNLRVVKAGEFVKTAAFCTGSGADLIGEFEADCFLSGDFKYHTALECYENELSLIDIGHFESERFFGDCLALALQKSEVFATITNSINPFEYR; translated from the coding sequence GTGAAAATAGCTCAAATTTACGTTATTTTAGATGAGTTAGCACCATTTTGTGACCAAGAGAGCTGGGATAATTCTGGCTTGCTAATCGGCTCATTTGATGATGAATTTGATGATCTGATTTTAAGTCTTGATTTGGATTTTGATTTAATCAAAAATGCTAAACCAAATAGCTTGTTTATCACTCATCATCCACTTATTTTTAAAGGTCTAAAATCGCTTGATAGCTCAAAATTCCCTTCAAATTTGATAAAAGAGATGATTAAAAAAGATATCAAACTCATATCAATGCATACAAATTTTGATAAACATATTTTGAATAAATTTGTTTTAAGTCAAATTTTGGGATATAAAAATTTCACTCAAATAGGTGATTTCGTGCTTAAATTTGAAGTAAATAAAAGCTTTGAAGAGTTTGCTAAAGAGATAAAAAACAAGCTTAGCATATCAAATTTAAGAGTTGTAAAAGCTGGAGAGTTTGTAAAAACTGCTGCATTTTGCACTGGAAGTGGGGCTGATCTCATAGGCGAGTTTGAAGCTGATTGTTTTTTGAGTGGAGATTTTAAATACCATACAGCACTTGAATGCTACGAAAATGAGCTTAGTTTGATAGATATCGGACACTTTGAAAGTGAGCGATTTTTTGGGGACTGCTTAGCCTTAGCCTTGCAAAAAAGTGAAGTTTTTGCTACAATCACGAATTCAATCAATCCATTTGAGTATCGTTAA
- the glyQ gene encoding glycine--tRNA ligase subunit alpha: MTFSEIILTLQTYWHEQGCIIVQPYDMPAGAGTYHQATFLRSLGDKPWNVAYVAPSRRPTDGRYGENPNRLGSYYQFQVIMKPSPKNIQELYLKSLERLGLDISKHDIRFVEDNWESPTLGAWGLGWEVWLDGMEVTQFTYFQQVGGIPCELVSAEVTYGIERLAMYLQDKDNVYDIVWDDHDGRIVTYGDVHKQSEYEFSKYNFEIADTTMLFTQFENASKECKAILEHGLALPAYDYCMLAAHTFNVLDARGAISVTQRQDYILKIRELAKGCAVAFKESISK; encoded by the coding sequence ATGACTTTTAGTGAAATTATTTTGACGTTGCAAACTTATTGGCACGAACAAGGTTGCATAATAGTTCAGCCTTATGATATGCCAGCTGGTGCTGGTACTTATCATCAAGCAACATTTTTAAGAAGTCTTGGCGATAAGCCTTGGAATGTAGCTTACGTTGCACCAAGCCGTCGTCCGACCGATGGCAGATATGGCGAAAATCCGAACCGTCTTGGAAGCTACTATCAGTTTCAAGTCATTATGAAACCAAGCCCAAAAAACATTCAAGAGCTTTATCTAAAAAGCTTGGAGCGTTTGGGCTTAGACATTAGTAAACACGATATTCGCTTTGTCGAGGATAACTGGGAAAGCCCAACTCTTGGAGCTTGGGGACTTGGCTGGGAAGTTTGGCTTGATGGTATGGAGGTTACACAATTTACATATTTCCAACAAGTTGGCGGCATACCTTGTGAGCTTGTGAGTGCTGAGGTGACCTATGGAATCGAACGCCTTGCTATGTATTTGCAAGACAAAGACAATGTCTATGATATCGTTTGGGATGATCACGATGGACGCATTGTCACTTATGGCGACGTGCATAAACAAAGCGAGTATGAGTTTAGCAAATACAACTTTGAGATAGCTGATACTACGATGCTTTTCACTCAGTTTGAAAACGCAAGCAAAGAGTGCAAGGCTATTTTGGAGCATGGATTAGCGCTTCCTGCTTATGACTACTGCATGCTTGCAGCTCACACGTTTAACGTGCTTGATGCAAGGGGAGCTATAAGTGTAACTCAAAGACAAGATTATATCTTAAAAATCCGTGAGCTTGCAAAGGGCTGCGCTGTTGCTTTTAAAGAGAGTATTTCTAAGTGA
- the purE gene encoding 5-(carboxyamino)imidazole ribonucleotide mutase — MKFVSIIMGSKSDYEIVSEAAKILELFDVKYEMIISSAHRSPKRTHDYVADADKRGAQAFICAAGMAAHLAGAVAANTTKPVIGVPMGGSAVNGIDALYSTVQMPAGMPVATLAIGKAGAKNAAYLAIQILALSDDSLSTKLAEDRAKQEKSLEEDSKKIEVLLG; from the coding sequence ATGAAATTTGTTAGTATTATAATGGGAAGTAAGAGCGATTATGAGATAGTTAGCGAAGCAGCTAAGATTTTGGAGCTTTTTGATGTTAAATATGAGATGATTATCAGCTCAGCTCACAGAAGCCCAAAGCGTACTCATGATTATGTAGCTGATGCAGACAAAAGAGGAGCTCAAGCTTTCATCTGTGCAGCAGGTATGGCAGCACATTTGGCTGGTGCAGTAGCAGCAAACACTACAAAGCCAGTTATCGGCGTACCAATGGGCGGCTCAGCAGTCAATGGTATAGACGCACTTTACTCAACAGTGCAAATGCCAGCAGGTATGCCAGTAGCTACGCTTGCAATAGGTAAAGCTGGAGCAAAAAATGCAGCTTATTTAGCTATTCAAATTTTAGCTTTGAGCGATGATAGTTTAAGCACTAAGCTAGCTGAAGATAGAGCAAAACAAGAAAAAAGTTTAGAAGAGGACTCTAAGAAAATAGAAGTTTTACTAGGATAA
- a CDS encoding ankyrin repeat domain-containing protein: MTNITQEEEKRYEELCGYAFNFARSNQTNDLEMMINAGLSPNLQNHKGDSLLMLAAYNGSYETTKMLISKGARVDDRNDRGQTPLAGVCFKGNLEMVKLLVESGADIDANNGMGLTPYSFAVMFGKTEIAQYLLIKSKKRSILKIISAKILRLFAKKPKNNPQTAF, encoded by the coding sequence ATGACAAATATAACTCAAGAAGAAGAAAAACGCTACGAAGAGCTTTGCGGATATGCTTTTAATTTTGCTAGAAGCAATCAAACAAACGATCTTGAAATGATGATAAATGCTGGACTAAGTCCAAATTTACAAAACCACAAAGGCGATAGTTTGCTTATGCTTGCAGCCTACAATGGCTCTTATGAAACCACTAAAATGCTTATAAGCAAAGGCGCTAGAGTCGATGATAGAAATGACCGTGGTCAAACGCCACTTGCTGGAGTTTGCTTCAAAGGCAATCTTGAAATGGTAAAACTTCTCGTAGAAAGTGGAGCCGATATCGATGCAAACAACGGCATGGGGCTAACTCCATATAGCTTTGCTGTGATGTTTGGCAAGACTGAGATAGCTCAGTATCTACTAATCAAAAGCAAAAAAAGAAGCATACTAAAAATCATAAGCGCAAAAATCCTAAGACTTTTTGCCAAAAAACCTAAAAACAATCCTCAAACTGCATTCTAA
- a CDS encoding catalase: MAKLQNTASGNPIADNQNSVTAGVRGPVLLQDYQLLEKLAFQNRERIPERTVHANGSGAYGELEITEDISKYTKASLFQKGEKTKLFLRFSTVAGEAGAADAERDVRGFAIKFYTKEGNWDLVGNNTPTFFIRDGIKFPDFIHTQKRDPRTHLRCNNAAWDFWTLNPETLHQVTILMSDRGIPASYRHMHGFGSHTYSLINANGERFWVKFHFKTKQGIKNLTNEEAAKVIAKDRESNQRDLYNSIDKGDFPKWDFKIQIMTEEQANNCKFNPFDLTKTWPHADYPLIPVGVMTLNKNPENYFNEVEQAAFSPSNIVPGISWSPDRMLQARIFSYPDAQRYRIGVHYQQLKVNQPIVEVNNYYVGGFMNNGSYKQEPKAYYEPNSNGGPVGDSKYLEPDLAIGDVAARWDHRVDEDYYSNPRALYVILPEDEKKRMYKNIAESMEGVCEKIIERALGHFEKIDPSYAAGVKAAIAECKAKCSCGC, from the coding sequence ATGGCTAAATTACAAAATACAGCTAGCGGTAACCCAATAGCTGACAACCAAAACAGCGTTACAGCTGGCGTTAGAGGTCCAGTTTTATTACAAGATTATCAATTACTTGAAAAACTTGCATTTCAAAACAGAGAAAGAATCCCTGAAAGAACAGTTCACGCAAACGGAAGTGGCGCTTATGGCGAACTTGAGATAACTGAAGATATAAGCAAATATACAAAAGCTTCGCTTTTCCAAAAAGGTGAAAAAACAAAACTATTCCTTAGATTTTCAACTGTTGCAGGCGAAGCTGGCGCAGCAGATGCTGAGAGAGATGTACGTGGATTTGCTATCAAATTTTACACAAAAGAAGGTAACTGGGATCTTGTAGGAAACAACACTCCAACATTTTTCATTAGAGACGGTATCAAATTCCCAGATTTTATCCACACTCAAAAAAGAGATCCAAGAACTCATTTAAGATGCAATAACGCAGCTTGGGATTTTTGGACGCTAAACCCTGAAACACTTCACCAAGTAACTATACTTATGAGTGACCGCGGTATTCCAGCTAGCTACCGTCATATGCACGGATTTGGTAGTCACACATATAGCCTTATAAATGCTAACGGCGAGAGATTTTGGGTTAAATTCCACTTTAAAACAAAACAAGGTATCAAAAACCTAACAAACGAAGAAGCAGCAAAAGTCATAGCAAAAGATAGAGAAAGCAATCAAAGAGATCTATACAACTCTATAGATAAAGGCGACTTCCCAAAATGGGATTTCAAAATCCAAATCATGACTGAAGAGCAAGCTAATAACTGCAAATTTAACCCATTTGATTTGACAAAAACTTGGCCACACGCTGATTATCCACTTATCCCAGTTGGCGTAATGACACTAAACAAAAATCCAGAAAACTACTTCAACGAAGTAGAGCAAGCTGCATTTAGTCCAAGCAACATCGTCCCAGGCATAAGCTGGAGTCCAGATAGAATGCTACAAGCTAGAATCTTTAGCTACCCAGATGCTCAAAGATACAGAATCGGCGTTCATTATCAACAACTTAAAGTAAATCAACCAATAGTAGAAGTAAATAACTACTATGTTGGTGGATTTATGAACAACGGAAGCTACAAACAAGAACCAAAAGCTTACTATGAGCCAAACAGCAATGGTGGTCCAGTAGGCGATAGCAAATATCTTGAGCCAGATCTTGCTATAGGCGACGTAGCTGCTAGATGGGATCACAGAGTTGATGAGGATTATTACAGCAACCCAAGAGCCCTATACGTGATACTTCCAGAAGATGAGAAGAAAAGAATGTATAAAAACATAGCTGAGAGTATGGAAGGTGTTTGTGAAAAAATCATCGAAAGAGCTTTAGGTCATTTTGAAAAAATCGATCCAAGCTACGCTGCTGGCGTAAAAGCCGCTATAGCAGAGTGTAAAGCAAAATGTAGCTGCGGCTGCTAA
- the lon gene encoding endopeptidase La: protein MQINRQKNFPSNLPVIIEDELFLYPFMITPIFLSDEQNLKALDLAIKDNSPILVVSSKPQNEGMREFEACYNAGVIGSVMRRVPMPDGRVKILFQGSLKGKIIEHLSTNPLIASVDVIDVQRPTNQKIDALLSVLREKVKNLSLLNHFFPPDLLKTIDESVEPVRVCDLISSALRLKKGIAYSFFIEENLESKILKLIDYIIEEIEANKLQKEIKSKVHSKIDKVNKEYFLKEQLKEIQKELGGDSSKEEEILEYKEKLEAKKPFMGEDAYKEIKKQIDRLSRMHPDGSEASMTQGYLDWALDVPFGNLSKKKLSIKDVEAQLNSDHYGLEKPKKRIVEYFGLRELLSLRGLDSKTNNGVILCFVGPPGVGKTSLANSIATALKRELIRVALGGLEDVNELRGHRRTYIGAMPGRIVQGLIEAKSMNPVVVLDEIDKLARSYKGDPTAVLLEILDPEQNSKFRDYYLNFNIDLSKVIFIATANDIGSIPAPLRDRMEFIQLSSYTPQEKFEIAKKYLIPQELKKHGLKPMEVSINKDALNLIIEEYTRESGVRNLRRRIADILRKVGLEILTSEVSKVSVTSKNLKDFLDKKVFEIDAVDKKDQIGIVNGLAWTSVGGDVLKIEVIKIKGKGNLQITGQLGDVMKESAQIAFSLIKTLIDDKSLKIPSNLAQKDDKGKEIAVYNAYDLHIHVPEGATPKDGPSAGITMSTAIASILSNSPVKHDLAMTGEITLSGKVLPIGGLKEKLIAAYKAKIKTALIPRKNYERDLDEIPSEVKDNMQILPVDTISDVLKQALVR, encoded by the coding sequence ATGCAGATAAATAGACAAAAAAACTTTCCATCAAATTTGCCAGTTATCATTGAAGATGAACTATTTTTGTATCCATTTATGATAACGCCTATCTTTTTGAGTGATGAACAAAATTTAAAAGCACTAGATCTTGCCATAAAAGATAATAGCCCTATTTTGGTCGTTTCTTCAAAGCCTCAAAATGAAGGTATGAGAGAATTTGAAGCTTGCTACAATGCTGGAGTCATAGGAAGCGTAATGAGAAGAGTTCCTATGCCAGATGGCAGAGTAAAAATACTATTTCAAGGCTCTTTAAAAGGCAAAATAATAGAGCATTTATCAACAAATCCACTAATCGCATCAGTCGATGTCATCGATGTCCAAAGACCAACAAATCAAAAAATCGACGCACTTTTAAGCGTTCTTAGAGAAAAGGTAAAAAATCTAAGCCTTTTAAACCACTTTTTTCCACCAGATCTCTTAAAAACAATAGACGAAAGCGTCGAGCCTGTCAGGGTTTGTGACCTGATTTCAAGTGCTTTAAGACTTAAAAAAGGCATAGCTTATAGCTTTTTTATAGAAGAAAATTTAGAATCAAAAATCCTAAAACTAATAGACTATATAATAGAAGAGATTGAAGCCAATAAACTTCAAAAAGAAATAAAATCAAAAGTTCATTCTAAAATAGATAAAGTAAATAAAGAATACTTCTTAAAAGAGCAGCTAAAAGAGATCCAAAAAGAGCTTGGAGGAGATTCAAGCAAAGAAGAAGAGATACTCGAATACAAAGAAAAATTAGAAGCCAAAAAGCCGTTTATGGGCGAAGATGCTTATAAAGAGATAAAAAAGCAAATAGACAGACTCTCACGTATGCATCCAGATGGATCCGAGGCTAGCATGACGCAAGGTTATCTTGACTGGGCTTTAGACGTGCCATTTGGTAACTTGTCAAAGAAAAAACTAAGCATAAAAGACGTTGAAGCTCAGTTAAACAGCGATCATTATGGTCTTGAAAAGCCAAAAAAACGTATAGTTGAATATTTTGGATTAAGAGAGCTTCTAAGCCTTAGAGGGCTTGACAGCAAGACAAATAACGGCGTTATACTCTGCTTCGTAGGTCCTCCAGGAGTAGGCAAAACAAGCCTTGCAAACTCAATCGCAACAGCGCTCAAAAGAGAGCTTATCAGAGTTGCTCTAGGTGGGCTTGAAGATGTAAATGAGCTTCGCGGACATCGCCGCACATACATAGGAGCCATGCCAGGACGCATCGTCCAAGGGCTAATTGAGGCAAAAAGTATGAATCCAGTAGTAGTATTAGATGAGATAGATAAGCTTGCAAGATCTTACAAAGGCGATCCGACTGCGGTCTTGCTAGAGATTCTAGACCCTGAGCAAAACTCTAAATTTAGAGATTATTACCTAAATTTCAACATTGATCTAAGTAAAGTCATATTTATCGCCACAGCAAACGACATCGGCTCTATACCAGCGCCACTTAGAGATAGAATGGAGTTCATCCAGCTTTCTAGCTACACACCTCAAGAGAAATTTGAAATAGCAAAAAAATATCTAATCCCTCAAGAGCTAAAAAAACACGGCTTAAAACCTATGGAAGTTAGCATAAATAAAGACGCTCTAAATTTGATAATAGAAGAATACACAAGAGAGAGTGGTGTCAGAAATTTAAGAAGAAGAATAGCTGATATTTTAAGAAAAGTTGGGCTTGAAATCCTTACTTCAGAGGTAAGCAAAGTCAGCGTAACAAGCAAAAATTTAAAAGACTTTTTGGATAAAAAGGTTTTCGAGATCGATGCAGTAGATAAAAAAGATCAAATAGGCATAGTAAATGGTCTAGCATGGACTAGTGTCGGTGGTGACGTACTTAAAATAGAAGTGATAAAAATAAAGGGCAAAGGAAATCTCCAAATAACTGGTCAGCTTGGAGATGTGATGAAAGAATCGGCCCAGATCGCCTTTAGTCTTATCAAAACTTTGATCGATGACAAATCGCTTAAAATTCCATCAAATTTAGCCCAAAAAGACGACAAAGGCAAGGAAATAGCCGTCTATAACGCTTATGATCTTCACATTCACGTACCTGAAGGAGCCACACCAAAAGATGGCCCAAGTGCTGGTATCACCATGAGTACAGCTATCGCCTCCATACTTAGCAACTCACCAGTCAAGCATGATTTGGCAATGACTGGCGAGATAACTCTTAGTGGAAAAGTCCTACCTATAGGTGGGCTTAAAGAAAAGCTCATAGCAGCCTACAAAGCCAAAATAAAAACCGCTCTAATCCCACGCAAAAACTACGAAAGAGATCTTGATGAAATCCCTAGCGAAGTAAAAGACAATATGCAAATTCTTCCAGTTGATACGATAAGTGACGTGCTAAAACAAGCATTAGTCAGATAA